ACCAGACGCGTAATGATTGCGAGGGTACGATTACTTCCTTTGCGTTTTTCAGCAACGCGTTCGGAGGGTAGTTTCTTTTCTTCGGGTTCCATGGAGATGACCTTGGCCAATCATATCAGACGGACCTTACCAGAAGGTTATGTCTGAAAGATTTGTTTTGTTGGAGGTGGTATACAGTAAATTGAGACAGGATCATTATGAGCAATGGGGTAACGTTTCACAAATCAAATGCTAATTTCCGAAAAAATGTTTAAATGCGGCTGTGGCTTCCTTTTTGGTAATGAAGCCATTGTCGTTGCGGTCCATGGTACCGAAGCGCTGGCTTTGGTATTCCTTTCGAGATAGACGTCCATCCCCATTCTTGTCGTTCTCAAAGAGTCGGGCCAGTCGCTCTTCGATACTGATGTTTCCTCTACGGACGCCTTGTTTGAGCTTCCCGCCGACCTCGGCATTGGTGCGGTCCTGACGTATCCATCGCGGATCCTGCATTTGGCTACTCCAGTGTGCGTAGATTGTTTGCAGCTCTTTAAACTTTGCTGGATTCTTTTTTGCCAGGTCCTCCTGCTCCCCGATGTCTTGGGACAAATTGAAAAGCATCTCTTCCTCGCCTCGTGATTTTACGAGCTTCCAGTCGCCCACGCGTGCGGCATGTTGGCCTCCGGAACGCCAGAAGAGTTGTTCGTGCGGTTTGCTCTTGTTGGAACCATTGAGGTAGGGGAGAAGATCCTTGCCATCGATGAGGTCATCATCGTCCAACTCAACACCGGCCACGGCTAAGGAAGTGGCGGTTACGTCGAAACCCATGATGGGATGGTTATAGGTTTCTCCAGCAGGAATGTGTCCCGGCCATTGCACGGCAAAGGGAACGCGAATGCCACCTTCCCACATCGTTCCCTTGGTTCCTCGTAACGGATCGTTTCTTGAAGTGGTTTGTGGAGTAGGACCACCGTTGTCGCTGTAGAAGAAGACCAGAGTGTTGTCTTCTTCGTCGTGTTTGCGCACCGTATCCATCACTCGCCCCATGGCATCGTCCAGTGCCGATAACATACCGGCATAGGTTTTGCGGTTCTTGTTTTTAATCTTTGGAAAACGGCTTTCGTACTTCTTGGTTGCTTCGAGTGGCAGGTGCACCGCGTTGAACGAAAAGAATATGAAGAAGGGATCTTCAGAGCGATCACTGGCCTCGTGATCTTCAATGAACCTCACCGAGTCGCGGGCAAAGGCATCCGTCAGATACTCGGTCTCGTCATGGTAGGGTTTTCCATTCTGGAACATCTGATGGTTCTGTCGTGGGCCGTTGGGATAAAAGGTACGAGCTCCTGAATGAAAACCGTAAGTGTAGTCAAAACCGCGCTCATGAGGTCGCAAACCCGGTTGGAAACCCACATGCCACTTTCCCACCCAGGCCGTACGATAATCCACTTCCTGCAGTCGTTCCGCCAGTGTTGGCACGTCACGCGGAATGCCAAAGTTCTTGGCTGAGTATTCCTCCGGCCCCGAGTTGTTTTCAAAGCCGAAGCGGTGCTGATAACGTCCAGACAGCAACCCTGCCCGTGACGGCGAACAGACCTGATGATTCGCATAACCATCGGTAAACTTCACACCCTTCTCCGCGATGGAATCGATGTGAGGAGTCGGGATATCTTCACATCCATTGAAGCCCACGTCGGCATAACCCAGATCATCCGCCAGGAAGATGATGATGTTAGGCCTGTCCTGAGCTTGTCGAATGGGGCGTTCCGCCGCAAAGAGCGAAGAGCAGAGAGCGAGGAGGCTGGTAACTGAAAGAATGGAAAGTAATTTGCGCATGTGGGCTAACTATAGGTGAGTAGAACCCTAGTTTAAATACGACAGCCTGACCAGCCCGCAGATAGACGTATATGAAAGTATCAAACTACTCGATTGATACATAGGGTATGGTCTCCTGCTGTGGATAGTGTGACATTTTTTAGAAGAATCTTCGCCGAATTTCAAATGGCAGGTTCCGTTTCCTCTAGGTAAGAATTGTCCAAGCCGTAAAGGTGATAAAAGAATTGGCTCACGTCGTTGAAAATAAGGATCAGGACGGGGACAAGGATAAGGGTGATAAAGGTGGCGAAGACAATGCCCCAACCGAGGGATACCGCCATAGGAATCATCCAGACCGCTTGCGGGCTATCTTCAAACATGAGGGGAAGCAGCCCAAAGAACGTAGTCAAAGAGGTAAGCAGGATGGGCCGAAATCGTCGTTCCGCTGCTTGGCGGACAACCTTATTGATAGAGTGTCCTTTCTTCAATTGTTGGTTCATGAAGTCTACCAGTACCAGACTATCATTCACCACGACACCTGATAGAGCCATCATGCCCATAATCGAGGTAATTGTCAGGATGGGATTTCCTCCATTGAATCCAAAGATTCTTGCCATAATCCAATGTCCGGCAATGGCTCCGACCACGCCAAAGGGAATGGCTGACATTACAATCAATGGCTTGATATAGCTCTTCAACGGAATGGCCAAAAGGGCATAGATTACCGCGATTACAAAATAGATTCCTTGCTGCATGTCCTTATTGGCCTGGCGGATTCTTGCAGAGCGTCCGGAAGGCTCAAAGGTCATTCCAGGATATTTGGCCGCCGCCAGTTCTGGAAGAAACTCATTGAGAATTTCTTTTTCCATGGCGGCGACATCCAGTTTGTCAGGATCGCCGTTGGCGTTTACGTTGATGACACGCTTTCGATCCATACGTAGGATGGTGGGCAAACTTTTGTCGGACGATATGGAAGCCACGGTTTCAAACGGAACTTCCGTACCATTGGCAGTACGAATCATCATCGTGTTGAGAGAGGCGAGAGAACGCCGCTCCTTTTCCGGATAACGGACCATGACCTGGATTTCATCGCGCCCGCGTTGAATACGTTGAACTTCGGTACCGTAAAAAGCGGTACGCACCTGCTGGGCAAGGTTGGTTGCCGTTATACCGAGGTATTCTGCCTCCGGTTTCAGGTCCAGGTTGAACTGGTCGTTGGATCGTTCATAGGAATCCTCAATGTCATAAAGACCTTCAAAGGAGGCCAGTTTCTGTTGCAGGTCTACTGACGCCTCCTTGAGCTTACTTACATCGGGTAGAGCCAGGCTGAAACTCATAACTTCTGACTCATCCCTGGTATAGGAGAAACTGTAATTTTCTGCTTCCGGTATGGCCGGGGCGAGAGGCCGCAATTCGTTGACGAGATCCCGGCTGCTATAAGCCACATCCCGTATCTCCGAAGGAGTCAATTCAAGCAGAACTTCACCGAGCTCCGCTACGCCTGCGGCTGGCCCTCTGGTTTGGTAGCCTGCCGGTTGGAAGGGCATTCCTCCGGCAGTCGCAAACACATTCTTGATGACCGTCGTGCCGAAGCGCTCATTGACTTGCTTCTTCAGTTTCAATGCAGCTGCCTCAATGAGATTTACCTTTTGTTGAGTGACCTCAAAATTGGTCCCTGCGGGCATCAGGAGAAGGATGGTGGTGGTATCGCTGGGTGCGGACACGGAAGCCCGGTAAGCGATTCGATTTCCCAGGACCAGGCTTAGAAAGATGAGTAGCAATCCCGCGAATACGGAGAAGGTGAAATACCGATGCACTAACAGATAATTCAGAAACGGGCGGTACTGATTTTGGATAAAGTCCTCGAGCCCTGAGGAGATACTTTGTTGGAATCGTGTGAACGGCCCCGGTTTCTTTTTCTCGCTGGCCAAGCTCGCGGAATGTTTGAGGTGGGCAGGTAAAATCAGTTTGGATTCGATGAGTGAGAAAAAGAGTACCGGAATAACCACTACGGGTACACTTCCATAAATCGCTCCTCTAGTACCGGTCATTAAGAGAAGCGGAAGAAATGCGACCATGGTGGTAATCACACCAAAGATGACTGGAATCGAAACTTCATGAGTACCGTTGATGGCAGCGGAAAGAGGTGTGGCTCCTCTTTGCATATGCTGAAAGACATTCTCTCCTGTCACGATGGCATCGTCTACTACGATGCCCAGTGTAAGAATGAATGCGATCAAAGTACCAATGTTGAGAGTGACCCCCATCTGGGGCAGAATAAAAAAAGCTCCGCCAAACGCAATGGGTATGCCCAATGCAACCCAGAACGCCAAAATGGGTCGCAAAAATAACGACAAGATTCCCACCACCAGAACAAAGCCTAAAATAGCGCTATCCTTCAGCGTATTGAGCCGAATCTTTATTCGCTCCGAATCATCATCCCAAACGTCCAGCTTTATCCCTGGCGGGAGTTGATCTTGTTTGGCTTCGATGAAGGCTTTTATGGTATCACCGACCTCAATCACATTTTGGCTGCCGGCTCGATACACATCGATGGCGATGGCTTGCTTGCCATTATATTTGGATACGATGGGGATTTCGCTGAAGCCATCCTTGATATCCGCAATGTCCTGCAGCAGGATCTTGGTGCCATCGGATCTCGTCAGTACTGTAATCTTTGCAAAGTCCTCCTG
This genomic stretch from Opitutia bacterium ISCC 52 harbors:
- a CDS encoding sulfatase-like hydrolase/transferase, coding for MRKLLSILSVTSLLALCSSLFAAERPIRQAQDRPNIIIFLADDLGYADVGFNGCEDIPTPHIDSIAEKGVKFTDGYANHQVCSPSRAGLLSGRYQHRFGFENNSGPEEYSAKNFGIPRDVPTLAERLQEVDYRTAWVGKWHVGFQPGLRPHERGFDYTYGFHSGARTFYPNGPRQNHQMFQNGKPYHDETEYLTDAFARDSVRFIEDHEASDRSEDPFFIFFSFNAVHLPLEATKKYESRFPKIKNKNRKTYAGMLSALDDAMGRVMDTVRKHDEEDNTLVFFYSDNGGPTPQTTSRNDPLRGTKGTMWEGGIRVPFAVQWPGHIPAGETYNHPIMGFDVTATSLAVAGVELDDDDLIDGKDLLPYLNGSNKSKPHEQLFWRSGGQHAARVGDWKLVKSRGEEEMLFNLSQDIGEQEDLAKKNPAKFKELQTIYAHWSSQMQDPRWIRQDRTNAEVGGKLKQGVRRGNISIEERLARLFENDKNGDGRLSRKEYQSQRFGTMDRNDNGFITKKEATAAFKHFFGN
- a CDS encoding efflux RND transporter permease subunit, with protein sequence MHSLISWFTRNGVAANLLMVGIVAGGIWGGNEIILQEYPDREFREINVSVTYRGSTPGEVEQAIVTRLEEALFDIEGIKELTARANSGRGTVTLEIEDGYNLSEKLDEVTNRVSTIRTFPPEAERPQISLRNVLQRVITIVLSGNLTEKDNKLLGEQLRDEISNLPNISIVTLKAVRPYEIAIEVSESTLRQYGLSFDQITRAIRRSSVDLSAGSVKTETGRILLRTNQQAYHQEDFAKITVLTRSDGTKILLQDIADIKDGFSEIPIVSKYNGKQAIAIDVYRAGSQNVIEVGDTIKAFIEAKQDQLPPGIKLDVWDDDSERIKIRLNTLKDSAILGFVLVVGILSLFLRPILAFWVALGIPIAFGGAFFILPQMGVTLNIGTLIAFILTLGIVVDDAIVTGENVFQHMQRGATPLSAAINGTHEVSIPVIFGVITTMVAFLPLLLMTGTRGAIYGSVPVVVIPVLFFSLIESKLILPAHLKHSASLASEKKKPGPFTRFQQSISSGLEDFIQNQYRPFLNYLLVHRYFTFSVFAGLLLIFLSLVLGNRIAYRASVSAPSDTTTILLLMPAGTNFEVTQQKVNLIEAAALKLKKQVNERFGTTVIKNVFATAGGMPFQPAGYQTRGPAAGVAELGEVLLELTPSEIRDVAYSSRDLVNELRPLAPAIPEAENYSFSYTRDESEVMSFSLALPDVSKLKEASVDLQQKLASFEGLYDIEDSYERSNDQFNLDLKPEAEYLGITATNLAQQVRTAFYGTEVQRIQRGRDEIQVMVRYPEKERRSLASLNTMMIRTANGTEVPFETVASISSDKSLPTILRMDRKRVINVNANGDPDKLDVAAMEKEILNEFLPELAAAKYPGMTFEPSGRSARIRQANKDMQQGIYFVIAVIYALLAIPLKSYIKPLIVMSAIPFGVVGAIAGHWIMARIFGFNGGNPILTITSIMGMMALSGVVVNDSLVLVDFMNQQLKKGHSINKVVRQAAERRFRPILLTSLTTFFGLLPLMFEDSPQAVWMIPMAVSLGWGIVFATFITLILVPVLILIFNDVSQFFYHLYGLDNSYLEETEPAI